One Melospiza melodia melodia isolate bMelMel2 chromosome 1, bMelMel2.pri, whole genome shotgun sequence genomic window carries:
- the LOC134428645 gene encoding filaggrin-2, translated as MDTDMGMDTETDTWTHRHGDGHTDREQTQGHRDGHTDTQMDTRTGDGHVDMGMDTQMQDGHTDTEMDTWTHGRGMDTWTWGWTHRQGADTGTRGWTHGHTNGHTDRGWTHRCRMDTLTDMGMDTWTQRQTHGHTDRGWTYGQGMDAWTWGWTHREQTQGWTHGHTNGHTDRGWTHRQGADTGTRGWTHGHTNGHTDRGWTHGQGMDTRTDLQQAQAHRQSHRGTPATVTALGGHTDRATDRHTDRALDGHTDRQRELRPPRHTGRAPDRHTDRRTDSRTEPWMDTRTEFWTEPRPPWTHGQTTGRTHGHADRPPDPWTDTWMDTRTDTQPEPSVPPEPRPEPQTDPQTEPQTDRCPDGPSGHTPQV; from the exons ATGGACACAGACATGGGGATGGACACAGAGacggacacatggacacacagacatggggatggacacacagacagggagcagacacagggacacagggatggacacacggacacacaaatggacacacggacaggggatGGACACGTGGACATGGGGATGGACACACAGATGcaggatggacacacggacacagagatggacacatggacacacggacgggggatggacacatggacatggggatggacacacagacagggagcggacacagggacacggggatggacacacggacacacaaatggacacacggacaggggatGGACACACAGATGCAGGATGGACACACTGACAGACATGgggatggacacatggacacagagacagacacatggacacacggacaggggatGGACATATGGACAGGGGATGGACGCATGGACATGGGGatggacacacagggagcagacacagggatggacacatggacacacaaatggacacacggacaggggatggacacacaggcagggagcagacacagggacacggggatggacacacggacacacaaatggacacacggacagggg atggacacacggacaggggatggacacacggacagatcTCCAGCAGGCACAAGCCCACAGACAGTCCCACAGAGGGACCCCAGCGACAGTGACAGCCCTGGGTGGACACACGGACAGAgccacagacagacacacggacagagccctggatggacacacggacagacagagAGAGCTCAGACCTCCCAGACACACGGGCAGAGCcccggacagacacacggacagacgcACAGACTCACGGACAGAGCcctggatggacacacggacagagtTCTGGACAGAGCCCAGACCcccatggacacacggacagaccaCTGGAAGGACCCACGGACACGCAGACAGACCCCCAGACCCATGGACAGACAcctggatggacacacggacagacacacagccAGAGCCCAGTGTGCCCCCAGAGCCACGGCCAGAGCCCCAGACGGACCCACAGACAGAGCCCCAGACAGACAGATGCCCAGACGGGCCTTCAGGCCACACCCCCCAGGTGTGA